In the Clostridium beijerinckii genome, one interval contains:
- a CDS encoding MBL fold metallo-hydrolase — protein MPFISKDLYQFNSYVEPINLTFHQYLLLGDEPLLVHTGNVIQAEALLPELKDVLNGKELKYIFISHFEADECGGLSLILEHFPKAKTICSEVTARQLNGFGIKAEIITKKAEETLNTDNYELEFINYPSEMHLWDGLLVIENKRRIFFSSDLMFALGKEIGTVQESDWYTEVNSIKQEQIPNNNKLEDLKETLKKLKPDLIATGHGPCLKLK, from the coding sequence ATGCCATTTATAAGTAAAGATTTATACCAATTTAATAGCTATGTTGAACCAATTAACCTTACATTTCATCAATATTTGTTATTAGGGGATGAACCATTATTAGTCCATACAGGGAACGTTATTCAGGCAGAAGCTTTGCTACCAGAATTAAAAGATGTACTTAATGGCAAAGAGCTAAAGTATATTTTTATTTCACATTTTGAAGCAGATGAATGTGGAGGATTATCATTAATATTAGAACATTTTCCTAAAGCTAAAACAATTTGCTCTGAAGTTACAGCGCGTCAGTTAAATGGTTTTGGAATAAAAGCAGAAATTATTACTAAGAAAGCAGAGGAAACTTTAAATACTGATAATTATGAATTAGAGTTTATCAATTATCCTTCTGAAATGCATCTTTGGGATGGATTATTAGTTATAGAAAATAAACGTAGGATATTTTTTAGCAGTGATTTGATGTTTGCGTTGGGAAAAGAAATAGGCACAGTACAAGAATCTGATTGGTATACAGAAGTAAACAGCATTAAGCAAGAACAAATACCAAACAATAATAAGCTGGAAGATTTAAAAGAAACTTTAAAAAAGTTAAAGCCTGACCTTATAGCTACAGGCCATGGGCCATGTCTTAAACTAAAATAA
- a CDS encoding DUF438 domain-containing protein has translation MNNTKIQSLTEVLQKLNKDGITEALRKEALEIVSDINPIELSIAEQNLIEEGMNPQDLRHLCDIHMEVLRGELDKIKNKIEPGHVVYTFIAEHDKILGFLKELEDINSKIQKLESYDSNLIEFEELIKVIDNILDAENHHKREEEVLFAEMEDRKITGPTRIMRMEHDDLRAKKKFLKQIATEVSKLKFIEFKEKVDETAKYIIFNLRDHIFKENYILYPTAVEAITEKDVWNSMKTRCDEIGYCSFTPES, from the coding sequence ATGAATAATACCAAAATACAAAGTTTGACTGAAGTTTTACAAAAATTAAATAAAGATGGAATAACAGAGGCATTAAGAAAAGAAGCATTGGAGATTGTGTCTGACATAAATCCTATTGAGCTTTCAATAGCGGAGCAAAATTTAATAGAAGAAGGAATGAATCCACAGGATTTAAGACATCTGTGTGATATTCATATGGAAGTTTTAAGAGGAGAACTTGATAAAATAAAGAATAAAATTGAACCAGGGCATGTTGTATACACATTTATTGCAGAACATGATAAAATTCTTGGATTTTTAAAAGAACTTGAAGATATTAATTCAAAGATTCAAAAATTAGAAAGCTATGATAGCAATTTAATTGAATTTGAAGAATTAATAAAGGTTATTGATAATATATTAGATGCAGAAAATCACCATAAAAGAGAGGAAGAAGTGCTTTTCGCTGAGATGGAAGATAGAAAAATTACAGGACCAACAAGAATTATGAGAATGGAACATGACGATTTAAGAGCAAAGAAAAAATTTTTGAAGCAAATAGCAACAGAAGTATCTAAATTAAAATTTATTGAATTTAAAGAAAAAGTTGATGAAACTGCAAAATATATTATATTCAATTTGAGAGATCATATATTTAAAGAAAATTATATATTATACCCTACAGCAGTGGAAGCCATAACTGAAAAGGATGTATGGAATAGTATGAAGACACGATGTGATGAAATAGGATATTGTAGTTTTACACCAGAATCATAA
- the hcp gene encoding hydroxylamine reductase: protein MSMFCYQCQETAGCKGCTKVGVCGKDEYVAKAQDLLIYVTKGLAIVSNEGRKVGVKDSKVDKYITENLFTTITNANFDRDSILDRVKETLKLREELKAKVISSGGKVGEVKVTGGFFKKIFGMQTTEMIMPEAATWTADNTIEFDEKAEKVGVLATENEDIRSLRELITYGLKGLSAYMKHAMNLKYNNEEVHAFMAKALAATIDDTLTVDDYVGLALEAGKFGVDGMALLDKANTESYGHPEITTVDIGVRTNPGILISGHDLRDLEMLLEQTEGTGVDVYTHGEMLAGQYYPKFKKYSHFAGNYGNAWWKQKEEFESFNGVILMTTNCIVIPKDSYKNRLFTTGATGMPGCAHIEAKADGTKDFSKVIEMAKKCKAPTEIEKGQIVGGFAHNQVLALADKVVDAVKSGAIKRFFVMAGCDGRAKSRNYYTEFAEKLPKDTVILTAGCAKYKYNKLNLGDIGGIPRVLDAGQCNDSYSLVVIALKLQEVFGLKSVNELPISYNIAWYEQKAVIVLLSLLHLGVKNIHLGPTLPAFLSPNVAKVLVDNFGIGGITNVDDDMKMFMEA from the coding sequence ATGTCAATGTTTTGTTATCAATGTCAAGAAACAGCTGGATGTAAGGGCTGTACTAAAGTAGGGGTATGCGGTAAGGATGAGTATGTAGCAAAAGCTCAAGACTTATTAATATATGTAACTAAAGGACTAGCTATAGTAAGTAATGAAGGAAGAAAAGTTGGAGTTAAGGACAGTAAAGTTGATAAATATATAACAGAAAACTTATTTACAACAATTACAAACGCTAATTTTGATAGAGATTCTATTTTAGATAGAGTTAAAGAAACTTTAAAATTAAGAGAAGAATTAAAAGCTAAAGTAATTAGCTCTGGTGGTAAAGTTGGAGAAGTAAAAGTAACTGGTGGTTTCTTCAAGAAAATATTCGGAATGCAAACTACAGAAATGATTATGCCAGAAGCAGCTACTTGGACAGCTGACAATACAATAGAATTTGATGAAAAAGCAGAAAAGGTTGGAGTTCTTGCAACTGAAAATGAAGATATAAGAAGTTTAAGAGAGCTTATAACTTATGGATTAAAAGGATTATCTGCTTACATGAAGCATGCAATGAATTTAAAATATAATAATGAAGAAGTTCATGCATTTATGGCAAAAGCTCTTGCTGCTACAATTGATGATACATTAACAGTTGATGATTATGTAGGACTAGCATTAGAAGCTGGTAAATTCGGTGTAGATGGTATGGCATTACTTGATAAAGCCAACACAGAAAGCTATGGACATCCAGAAATTACAACAGTAGACATTGGTGTTAGAACAAATCCAGGAATATTGATTTCAGGACATGACTTAAGAGACTTAGAAATGTTACTAGAGCAAACAGAAGGAACTGGGGTAGATGTTTATACTCACGGAGAAATGCTTGCTGGACAATACTATCCAAAATTTAAAAAATATAGTCATTTTGCAGGAAACTATGGTAATGCATGGTGGAAACAGAAAGAAGAATTTGAAAGCTTCAATGGAGTAATCCTTATGACTACTAACTGTATAGTTATACCAAAGGATTCTTATAAGAACAGATTATTTACAACAGGTGCTACAGGAATGCCTGGATGTGCTCATATAGAAGCTAAGGCTGATGGGACAAAAGATTTCTCTAAAGTTATAGAAATGGCCAAGAAATGTAAAGCTCCTACAGAAATAGAAAAGGGACAAATAGTTGGTGGATTTGCTCATAACCAAGTTTTAGCTTTAGCAGATAAGGTGGTAGATGCAGTTAAATCTGGTGCTATAAAGAGATTCTTTGTAATGGCAGGTTGTGATGGAAGAGCTAAATCAAGAAACTATTACACAGAATTTGCAGAAAAATTACCAAAAGATACAGTTATCTTAACTGCAGGTTGTGCAAAATATAAATACAACAAATTAAATTTAGGTGATATTGGTGGAATCCCAAGAGTATTAGATGCAGGACAATGTAATGACTCATATTCATTAGTTGTAATAGCACTAAAGCTTCAAGAAGTATTTGGATTAAAGAGTGTAAATGAATTACCTATATCATATAACATAGCTTGGTATGAACAAAAAGCTGTAATAGTATTATTATCATTATTACACTTAGGTGTTAAGAACATTCACTTAGGACCAACACTTCCAGCATTCCTTTCGCCAAATGTTGCTAAAGTATTAGTTGATAACTTTGGAATTGGTGGAATCACTAATGTAGATGATGACATGAAGATGTTTATGGAAGCATAA
- a CDS encoding DUF2249 domain-containing protein, with protein MSSFAVSIDVRIYERGHKKEIIFKAFEELEQGETMELINDHDPRPLYQQFIVNFPEHFEWKYLEQGPEIWRIGITKK; from the coding sequence ATGTCGAGTTTTGCTGTTAGTATAGATGTTAGAATTTATGAAAGAGGTCATAAAAAGGAGATTATATTTAAAGCTTTTGAAGAGCTTGAACAAGGTGAAACAATGGAGCTTATAAATGATCATGATCCTCGTCCGCTTTATCAGCAGTTTATAGTTAACTTTCCAGAACACTTTGAGTGGAAATATTTAGAGCAGGGACCTGAAATATGGAGAATAGGTATCACAAAGAAATAA